In Blautia sp. SC05B48, a single genomic region encodes these proteins:
- a CDS encoding RrF2 family transcriptional regulator — translation MRISTRGRYALRLMLDLATNYTGKPIRLKDVAKRQGISDKYLEQIISILNKAGFVRSVRGPQGGYALQQTPDKYTIGMILRLTEGSLSPVECLDDNGAICDREENCVTQILWKKLDDAIKGVVDHITLEDLMNWQSVKADEYII, via the coding sequence ATGAGGATTTCTACAAGAGGAAGATATGCGCTGAGACTGATGTTGGATCTTGCCACAAATTATACAGGAAAACCGATCCGACTGAAGGATGTGGCGAAGCGTCAGGGGATTTCCGATAAATATCTGGAGCAGATCATCTCCATCCTGAACAAAGCAGGCTTTGTCCGCAGTGTCCGTGGCCCTCAGGGCGGCTATGCACTGCAGCAGACCCCGGATAAATACACCATCGGAATGATCCTCCGTCTTACAGAGGGAAGTCTTTCCCCTGTGGAATGTCTGGACGACAACGGGGCCATCTGTGACCGTGAGGAGAACTGTGTCACCCAGATCCTCTGGAAAAAGCTGGACGACGCCATCAAAGGTGTGGTAGATCATATAACACTGGAAGACCTGATGAACTGGCAATCCGTGAAGGCGGACGAGTATATCATATAA
- a CDS encoding substrate-binding domain-containing protein — MKKRIAGILTAALIGTTVMGTVVMAAPSGAIDVISREDGSGTRGAFVELFGIEEEKDGEKVDMTTQEASITNNTDVMLTTVAGDENSIGYVSLGSLNDTVKAVKIDGAEATAENVADDTYKVARPFNIVTGDKLSDAAQDFINYIMSSDGQDIIEKEGYIKVDEKAEAYKAGDAKGKVVVMGSSSVGPVMEKLAEAYQKTNKNITVEVQVSDSTTGINSAAEGVCDIGMASRDLKDEEKDKGISSEAIARDGIAVIVNNGNDLEELSSDQVKSIFTGDITDWEDVTK; from the coding sequence ATGAAAAAAAGAATCGCAGGCATCTTAACAGCAGCACTTATCGGAACTACAGTAATGGGAACAGTTGTAATGGCAGCACCATCCGGAGCGATCGACGTAATTTCCCGTGAGGACGGATCCGGAACACGTGGAGCATTCGTAGAGCTGTTTGGAATCGAAGAAGAAAAAGACGGCGAGAAAGTAGATATGACAACACAGGAAGCAAGCATCACAAACAACACAGATGTAATGCTGACCACAGTAGCAGGAGATGAGAATTCTATCGGATACGTATCCCTGGGTTCCCTGAACGATACAGTAAAAGCAGTAAAGATCGATGGAGCAGAGGCAACAGCAGAGAACGTTGCAGATGATACATACAAGGTAGCACGTCCGTTCAACATCGTAACAGGCGACAAGCTCAGCGATGCAGCACAGGATTTCATTAACTACATCATGAGCTCTGACGGACAGGACATCATCGAAAAAGAAGGCTACATCAAAGTAGATGAAAAAGCAGAGGCATACAAAGCCGGAGATGCAAAAGGCAAAGTCGTAGTTATGGGATCTTCTTCCGTAGGACCTGTAATGGAGAAGCTTGCAGAGGCATATCAGAAAACAAATAAAAACATCACAGTAGAGGTTCAGGTCAGCGACTCCACAACAGGAATCAACAGTGCAGCAGAAGGTGTATGTGATATCGGAATGGCATCCCGTGATCTGAAGGACGAAGAGAAAGATAAAGGAATCAGCTCCGAAGCAATCGCAAGAGATGGTATTGCAGTAATCGTAAACAACGGAAATGACCTTGAGGAACTTTCCAGTGACCAGGTAAAATCCATCTTCACAGGCGACATCACAGACTGGGAAGACGTTACAAAATAA
- the pstC gene encoding phosphate ABC transporter permease subunit PstC codes for MNHLGEKAMKVVFLIAACASVLAVFLICVFLFANGLPAMGKIGPLKFLFGTEWRPTNDKFGILPMIVASIYVTAGAILIGVPIALFTSVFMARYCPKKIYKPLKSGIELMAGVPSIVYGYFGLVLLVPLIRQLFGGTGSSMLAACILLGIMILPTIIGVTESAVRSVPESYYEGSLALGATKERSIFFVMLPAAKSGILAGVVLGIGRAIGETMAVIMVAGNQPRMPKGLLQGVRTMTANIVTEMGYASGLHREALIATGVVLFVFILIINLSLSLLNRRAEHAN; via the coding sequence ATGAATCATTTAGGAGAAAAGGCCATGAAGGTCGTTTTTCTCATTGCGGCCTGTGCATCGGTTCTCGCAGTATTTCTTATCTGTGTGTTTCTTTTTGCAAATGGCCTTCCTGCAATGGGAAAGATTGGTCCCTTAAAATTCCTCTTCGGAACAGAATGGAGACCGACAAACGATAAATTCGGAATCCTGCCAATGATCGTGGCAAGTATTTATGTAACTGCAGGAGCAATCCTTATCGGAGTTCCGATCGCACTTTTTACCTCCGTATTTATGGCAAGATATTGCCCGAAAAAAATTTATAAACCACTGAAATCCGGTATTGAGCTTATGGCAGGCGTTCCATCCATCGTATATGGCTATTTTGGTCTGGTTCTCTTGGTACCGCTGATCCGCCAGCTGTTCGGCGGAACCGGAAGCAGTATGCTGGCAGCATGTATCCTTCTGGGAATCATGATCCTTCCGACGATCATCGGAGTTACGGAATCGGCAGTACGAAGCGTTCCGGAAAGCTACTATGAAGGCTCACTTGCACTTGGCGCAACAAAAGAAAGAAGCATTTTCTTTGTTATGCTTCCTGCAGCAAAGTCCGGAATCCTGGCAGGTGTTGTCCTTGGGATCGGACGTGCTATCGGTGAGACCATGGCTGTGATCATGGTAGCCGGAAACCAGCCACGTATGCCAAAAGGTCTTCTTCAGGGTGTACGTACCATGACTGCAAATATCGTAACTGAGATGGGATATGCATCAGGACTTCACAGAGAAGCACTGATCGCAACAGGAGTTGTACTCTTTGTATTTATCCTGATCATCAACTTAAGTCTTTCATTGCTGAACAGGAGGGCGGAGCATGCAAACTAA